The Fluviispira vulneris sequence AGTGCAAAATGCAATGGAAAAGCAAATGCAAGCCGAGCGTGAAAGACGTGCCAATGTCCTCACTGCAGAAGGCTCTAAGCAAAGCCAAATCTTGAATGCAGAAGGTGAAAAACGAGCGCGTATCGAACATTCTGAAGGTGAAAAACAAGAAAAGATCAACCAAGCTTTAGGAGATCAAGAGGCGACCGTTGCCCGTGCATTAGGACAGGCAAAAGCAATCGAATCTGTAGCTGCCGCTCAAGCTAAGTCCATCCAATTGATTAAAGATGCCTTTGGTGGACCTGAAGTTGCTGCAAACTATTTAGTTGCCATGGAATACCTCAAACGTTTTGGTGAAATGACTCAGAAGAATACAGACAAAGTCTTTATTCCATATGAAGCCACTGCGGTTTTATCTTCTTTGGGTTCCATCGGAGACATTATGAAAAAGGTAACAGGGGACGAGAATCTGAAATTGCCTAAACATAAATAATTTTATATTTTAAAATGTTAATTTTAAAATTTTTATATTTTCATCACATATATTATTATTAATTCATCTCATTCATAAATCTCTGTTGCAATTACCATACAAGTGAATACAAATTCTTCCTCTACCAGATTTTAAACTTTATGAATGAAAGCTGGGGTGTTGATTGTAAAAGGAATTTTTGATAAATTGACTTTATATCAAGCTCTAAGAGAAAAGTACAAAAATTTGTATCAAGTTATATTGATTTAAATCTAAGTAGAAGAAAGGATTTTCAATGCTATTAAAAAAATTAATTGGAATCAAAAGTTTTTATTTATTTAGTTTATTATCTATTTCTTTTTCTGCAAATGCTTTTACTATTCATGGTTTGGGCGGAAGATGTCTCGATGTGCTAGGTTATTTAACTGCAAATAATGCTCCTGTACAAATCTATGATTGTCATGGAGATATAAACCAAAATTGGGAAATAAATAATGGCCAAATTGTTGGGATAGGTGGAAAATGCTTAGATGCACTTTATGGGAATTCTGCAACGGGAACGTTGGTCGTAACGTCTGATTGCAGAGGAATTGCGAGTCAAAAATGGGTTTTAAAAGATGGAAATATCATTGGAATTGGTGGAAAATGTTTGGAAGTATTGGGTGGATTTAATATCAAAAGCACTCCTGTTGTCTTAGGTGAATGTCACGGTGGAGCAAATCAAAAATGGTGGTTTCAATAATTTA is a genomic window containing:
- a CDS encoding ricin-type beta-trefoil lectin domain protein codes for the protein MLLKKLIGIKSFYLFSLLSISFSANAFTIHGLGGRCLDVLGYLTANNAPVQIYDCHGDINQNWEINNGQIVGIGGKCLDALYGNSATGTLVVTSDCRGIASQKWVLKDGNIIGIGGKCLEVLGGFNIKSTPVVLGECHGGANQKWWFQ